TTTCAAAAATTTGTATTGAAGACTGGAGTGCAGGGTTAGATGACATCGACGAGTAATGGCGCGCTCGCGCCCGACGAATTTATCGCGTCGATTTGGCTGGAGCGGCGTCGCTATGTGGCCGAAGGGCGCATTAAGCAGCCGCATCCGTGGCGCGTGGCGTTGAGCCAAGGTAAGGTGTCGCGCCATGCGTTAGTCGAGTACGTCAAGAATCGCTACTATTTTCTCGCCAACATCAACCGCAAAGACGCCCAGGTGATCGCCAACTGTCCGATCTCCGATGCGCGCCGCCAGCTGCTGCGCAAGTATATCGACGAGGAAGGCCAAGACGTGGCGGGCGGACAGCTCGGGCCGCACTACGATATGTGGCTGACGATCGCCGACGCGCTGGGCATTTCCCGTGCGGTGATGCAGAGCTTCGACGAAGTGCTGCCGGTGTATCGCTACACGGTGGACGCGGTATTCAACTTCGCCAAGCATCAGACTTGGTTGGAAGGCGTGGCCGCGACCTACGCGACTGAAGGGCGCATGTGGAAACGCTACACGCCCAAGGCGGAGCACAAAGAGGAAGGCTTGTTGGGCGAAGGCGAAGCGTGGACGCGCCATTACGGTTTGCCCAAAGAGGCGCTGCTATTTTTCCATGTCCACAGCGACGCCAACGACGAACATGGCGATATCAACGAAGCGATCTTGAAAAAATATTGCGTGACCGCAGAACAGCAGCAAAAAGCTCTCGCCGCGGCGCGTTTTCGCTGGGAGAATCAGGAAACGCGCAGCGATATTATTTATAAATATTATGTGGCGGGTGAAGGTGCGTAATTCTTGAACGGGGGCTTTCTGTCCCATCTATCATTCCCGCGCAGGCGGGAATCCAGCCTTTTCTCGAATGGCAAAGCCGTTCTTTGTCTATATTGCCGCGAGCAAAAAAAATGGCACCTTGTATGTCGGTGTGACTTCCGACGTGCCTGGAAGGGCCTGGCAGCACAAGAACATAGTCGTTGACGGATTCACGGCGAAGTATGATGTCAATTTGTTAGTGTACTTCGAACCGCATGAACAGGCGGAGAGTGCTATTCTTCGGGAGCGGCAAATTAAAAAATGGCGGCGGGCTTGGAAGATTCGGTTGATTGAGGAAGGCAATCCAGAATGGCGAGACTTATACGGCGATATTGTGTGAGGGGATGGATTACCGCCTGCGCGGGAATGACGGACTGTGGCATTGGCGCTCAGCGAAATCGCAGCACGTTGCGGGATCGTTTGGTTGCGAATGTAGTTCGATTGACGCTCTTGTGTGCGTTGATTTGTGCCAGCAACATCTCCGCCCAACAACTCGAAACTCTCAACGTCTCCTACGCTTCGGTTACCGGCAGCCGCATACCGTTGTGGATCGCCAAGGATGTCGGGTTGTTTGAGAAGTACGGCCTCAACGTCAATCTCGTCATCATCGCTGCCGGAAATGCGGCGATCGGCGCCTTGGCCAATGGCGACGTGGAAATTCTCGGCGCGCCGGGATCGACGACCATGGTTTCCGCGGCGAAGGGATTGCCATTCGCCATCGTCGGCACCTTCGGGCCATCGGCGTGGAAGCTGGCGACCCATCCGTCGATTACAACGGTCGAACAGTTGCGCGGCAAAACCGTCGGCATCAGCCGGCCGGGGACGACAATCGATTTCGCCACCAGGCGCGCCTTGCAAACGCTGGGTTTTACGCCGGGCAAAGATGTG
This sequence is a window from Deltaproteobacteria bacterium. Protein-coding genes within it:
- a CDS encoding GIY-YIG nuclease family protein, with the protein product MAKPFFVYIAASKKNGTLYVGVTSDVPGRAWQHKNIVVDGFTAKYDVNLLVYFEPHEQAESAILRERQIKKWRRAWKIRLIEEGNPEWRDLYGDIV
- a CDS encoding ABC transporter substrate-binding protein encodes the protein MARLIRRYCVRGWITACAGMTDCGIGAQRNRSTLRDRLVANVVRLTLLCALICASNISAQQLETLNVSYASVTGSRIPLWIAKDVGLFEKYGLNVNLVIIAAGNAAIGALANGDVEILGAPGSTTMVSAAKGLPFAIVGTFGPSAWKLATHPSITTVEQLRGKTVGISRPGTTIDFATRRALQTLGFTPGKDVNILATGLAESNKRIMVMLQGKMDATLVSPDNLYEAEIKGWKLSIVADLKELGIVTSASDLSAKRDFLKNQRQKARAFMMAYVEGIWYGKANKNAALASFRKHMRESDPRRVEALHKNYVVDYLPARPFPMEEAIQADIENLTPTVPEFRGKKVADFVDKSILTDLEREGFFTQLANRYGKQL